The Spirulina subsalsa PCC 9445 region GAATTAACACTCCGGGGGTTACTTTTAGCTCAAACTCGCGCCAGGGGGTAGTTCCGAGGAGATATTGTAGGGGAAGGCGATCGCCTAAGCGCCGTTGCCAAAGTGCATTCAACTCCGACAAGGACATTTTGAGTTCGATCTGGGGCTGGGTTTTATAGGTTTCTAATCGTAAACTCAAACCATCTAAACCCGCCACAGCGCGTAAAAGCCAGTTAATTTCTTGGGGGGGGATGTTAAAGGCGATCGCCTCCTCTCGCGCCCCTTTTTGCCATAGCCACAATTGAGATCCGGAAACCCACATAAGCCGTCCACACTAAACAAACCAAAAACAATCAAAGCGAAAAGGTCTGAGGGACAAACCACAGACCTAATCTGCATTAATCTTCTATTGGTCTTTTCTCAATCCTCAGCCCCTAACGAGGTTGACGAGATTGGATGTATTGAATCGCCGACTGGGAAGGCACTAAAACGATTTGATTTAAACCAGCATTATTACTCGTTTCCATCGCTTGAATCACCCCTTCTAACGGCACGGCTTGAATCGACACCGTAGAAGCCAGACTAGGTTCTTGTTCTTTAAACCGCTCAATCATTTGTTGCAACTGTTGCTTGTCAAAGAAGAAGGGAATCACCTGTTCCTCCCCTTGTTGCAAGGTTAAATAACCTTGTTCCGGGCCTCCCCGTGCCACAAATAACGGAGTCCCTTGGAAATCTTGACTCAGTTGGCGGGCTTGTTGAACCTGTTGCTCCGTGGGAACATAGGTAAAACCGAAATTCGCTTGAGTATTTTGGCTTGCTTGGCGATCTAACTGGTAAATCTCCGCCAAGGACACTACAACCACTTGTACTTGATTCCCCAAGGTCGGATTATCACGTTTGAGATTCTGCACAAAACGTTCTGCATCTTGGGGGCTAATGAACACACCCGCCACACTCCCCGCACTAGGGTTATCTGCATCAACTTGAGCCACTAACGGTTTCCCTTCGCGGTCTGCAACGGTGAATACAGGGACATTTTGTAAGCGTTCCACAATTTCTTGTTCCGTTAAAGCTAACACTTCAAGCGCTCCACCGAATAGAGTTCCTGCCATTGCAGCACCCGCAATTCCTAACACAGCAAACCGACGTAAAAGTGACTTCATCATAACCTACCTCAAAATACATTGTCCTGAATATTAAAGGGCATCCTCACGGCAGAACGCCTCACAAAGACAACCGTAGCAAACTGGGATTATTGGGGACTCCACTCTAGGAAACCCTCGTTTTAGGGCTAATCTAAAAGCGAGTTTGTTTAGACTCACAACCCAAGGGAGTGGAATTTTTCTCCACAATACCGCATTTGTTTGTCCTTTGTGTTTCCTTTGACCCTCATCCCCTCGATAGAGTTCCGGGAATTGCTCGGCATTTCTGCTGAACTTTCT contains the following coding sequences:
- a CDS encoding Tic22 family protein, whose protein sequence is MMKSLLRRFAVLGIAGAAMAGTLFGGALEVLALTEQEIVERLQNVPVFTVADREGKPLVAQVDADNPSAGSVAGVFISPQDAERFVQNLKRDNPTLGNQVQVVVVSLAEIYQLDRQASQNTQANFGFTYVPTEQQVQQARQLSQDFQGTPLFVARGGPEQGYLTLQQGEEQVIPFFFDKQQLQQMIERFKEQEPSLASTVSIQAVPLEGVIQAMETSNNAGLNQIVLVPSQSAIQYIQSRQPR